In Candidatus Thiodictyon syntrophicum, a genomic segment contains:
- a CDS encoding IS4 family transposase, with protein MPSLKEDRGRSRRRARSGLVQQTFIRRARAASRSDSGSVGRARRINAYSFDHDAVTAEAVLAPHIACTVARMGAHPRVLCIEDTSELDYTGRPSMQGLGPLNLETRQGLYLHPTLAVTPERLCLGLLNVHRWVREPGSLGQDKDPKRALEEKESVRWVDGYRQVDELAEQLPNTRLTYVADREADIYDLFVEAPCPDTAADWLVRGQHDRVLADGKTLRQQVAEAPVLAATTFERPASHGCTARTVHQELRAVRITLPAPRRPDRTLPAVEITALLASEPAPPTGEEPVVWLLLTNLPVDTPAQALEKLQWYLCRWQIEVYFRILKSGCRIEKLQLEKRERLEPALACYMIVAWRVLFLTMLGRECPDMPCDVVFETAEWHAVYIVTERKPPPDTPPTLDRMVRMIAGLGGFLNRKSDGFPGPQTLWIGLQRAADFVLAMEAQRGVGDGRYG; from the coding sequence ATTCCCTCTCTTAAAGAGGACCGCGGCCGCAGCAGGCGTCGTGCCAGGAGCGGATTAGTCCAACAAACGTTTATCCGTCGTGCGCGCGCGGCGTCGCGCTCCGACTCGGGGTCAGTTGGGCGCGCACGACGGATAAACGCTTATTCGTTCGACCATGATGCGGTCACCGCCGAGGCCGTACTCGCCCCGCACATCGCCTGCACCGTCGCGCGGATGGGCGCGCACCCGCGGGTGCTATGTATCGAGGACACCAGCGAGCTCGACTATACCGGCAGACCTTCCATGCAGGGCCTGGGGCCGCTCAACCTGGAGACCCGCCAGGGCCTGTATCTGCATCCGACGTTGGCGGTGACTCCCGAGCGGCTGTGCCTCGGGCTGCTCAATGTCCACCGGTGGGTCCGTGAGCCCGGCAGCCTGGGGCAGGACAAAGATCCCAAGCGCGCCCTGGAAGAGAAGGAAAGTGTGCGCTGGGTGGACGGTTACCGGCAGGTCGACGAACTGGCCGAGCAACTTCCGAACACCCGCCTGACCTATGTGGCCGACCGTGAGGCCGACATCTATGACCTGTTTGTCGAGGCCCCCTGTCCCGACACCGCCGCCGACTGGCTGGTCCGCGGCCAGCACGACCGGGTACTGGCCGATGGCAAGACCCTGCGTCAACAGGTGGCCGAAGCGCCGGTGCTGGCCGCAACCACCTTCGAGCGACCCGCCAGCCATGGGTGCACGGCCCGCACGGTCCATCAAGAACTGCGGGCTGTGCGGATCACGCTCCCGGCCCCGCGCCGCCCCGATCGCACCCTGCCCGCGGTGGAAATCACCGCGCTCCTGGCCAGCGAGCCGGCGCCGCCGACGGGCGAGGAGCCGGTGGTGTGGCTGTTGCTCACCAACCTGCCCGTGGATACCCCCGCGCAGGCCCTGGAGAAGCTGCAATGGTACCTGTGCCGGTGGCAAATCGAGGTCTATTTCCGCATCCTGAAGAGCGGCTGCCGGATCGAGAAGCTGCAACTGGAAAAACGCGAACGTCTGGAACCGGCGCTCGCCTGCTACATGATCGTCGCCTGGCGAGTACTGTTCCTCACGATGCTCGGACGTGAATGCCCCGACATGCCTTGCGACGTGGTCTTCGAGACCGCCGAGTGGCACGCCGTCTACATCGTCACCGAGCGCAAGCCCCCGCCCGACACCCCACCTACGCTGGATCGAATGGTGCGCATGATCGCCGGCCTCGGCGGCTTCCTCAACCGCAAGTCCGACGGTTTCCCCGGCCCGCAAACCCTCTGGATCGGACTCCAGCGCGCGGCCGACTTCGTGCTGGCGATGGAGGCCCAGCGCGGCGTCGGGGATGGGAGATATGGTTAA
- a CDS encoding DUF4338 domain-containing protein, whose amino-acid sequence MTEARVGKLCGRPLSAADLETIRRAIDAAAPPLRAEVARRVCAALGWHDTLGRPKLMSCRVGLLRLHRAGLIELPAARNGNGNGRGLVKQPSAWPSEQPLAGSVGQLSGLRLAPVADRSASRLWNGLIERWHYLGYTPLPGAQLRYLIQSDHGLLGALGFGAAAWKVAARDRWIGWERPAREAHLGRVLNNARFLILPWVQVKNLASKVLALAAARVGEDFAARYGERPVLLETFVETPRFRGTCYRAANWRYLGETAGRGKCDRTHQAALPRKALYVYPLAADFRALLGVA is encoded by the coding sequence ATGACCGAGGCACGTGTTGGCAAGCTGTGCGGACGGCCGCTGAGTGCGGCGGACCTGGAGACGATTCGGCGGGCCATCGACGCCGCCGCCCCGCCGTTGCGCGCCGAGGTGGCGCGACGGGTCTGTGCGGCGCTGGGGTGGCATGACACCCTGGGCCGCCCGAAGCTGATGAGTTGCCGGGTGGGACTGCTGCGCCTGCACCGTGCGGGGCTGATCGAACTGCCGGCGGCGCGCAACGGCAACGGTAACGGTCGCGGCCTGGTGAAGCAACCGAGTGCCTGGCCGAGCGAGCAGCCGCTGGCGGGATCGGTCGGGCAACTGAGCGGTCTGCGCCTGGCGCCGGTCGCCGATCGGAGCGCCTCGCGGCTGTGGAACGGGCTGATCGAGCGCTGGCACTACCTGGGCTACACGCCGCTGCCCGGTGCGCAACTGCGCTATCTGATCCAGTCGGATCACGGGCTCTTGGGTGCGCTCGGCTTCGGGGCGGCGGCCTGGAAGGTCGCGGCGCGCGACCGCTGGATCGGCTGGGAGCGCCCCGCCCGTGAGGCCCATCTGGGACGCGTGCTCAACAACGCCCGCTTTCTCATCCTGCCCTGGGTGCAGGTGAAGAACCTCGCCTCCAAGGTCTTGGCACTGGCCGCCGCGCGGGTCGGCGAGGACTTCGCCGCGCGCTATGGCGAGCGCCCGGTCCTGTTGGAGACCTTTGTGGAGACGCCCCGGTTTCGTGGTACCTGCTACCGCGCGGCCAACTGGCGCTATCTTGGCGAGACCGCGGGGCGCGGCAAATGCGACCGCACCCACCAGGCGGCGCTGCCGCGCAAGGCGCTCTATGTCTATCCGCTGGCGGCGGATTTCCGCGCCCTGCTGGGGGTCGCATGA
- a CDS encoding alpha/beta hydrolase, which yields MLRNDAPFATHPRASWRSALQWLAALLLTALIAVGSAAWWLGGQQFAPNLHPVGAPPVELGARAVSFTSLSGRPVSGWLIPGTGAAAVLLLHGSGGDRRSLMGRARFLHEAGYTVLSIDLQGSGESPGTHETLGFLESLDAQAAVTYLRTALGARRVGLIGFSLGGAAALLGPQGPVAADALVLEAVYPTIEEALANRIRLRLGPWSGWLYPFFTWQIRPRLGLAPADLRPIERIGAVTVPVFVIGGRADRHTTPAETRRLYAAAPEPKRLWLVPGAVHGDLYAAAPLEYQRRVLAFLAAALGPRDQQ from the coding sequence ATGCTCCGCAACGACGCACCTTTTGCGACTCACCCAAGGGCGTCCTGGCGCTCGGCGCTCCAGTGGCTCGCCGCGCTGCTGCTCACCGCACTGATCGCGGTCGGCAGCGCCGCCTGGTGGCTGGGGGGCCAGCAATTCGCACCCAACCTGCACCCCGTGGGTGCGCCGCCGGTCGAACTCGGTGCCCGTGCGGTCAGCTTCACGAGCCTGAGTGGCCGCCCGGTCTCCGGTTGGCTCATCCCCGGTACCGGCGCTGCCGCGGTGCTCCTGCTGCATGGCAGCGGCGGGGACCGGCGCAGCCTCATGGGTCGTGCCCGGTTCCTGCATGAGGCGGGCTACACGGTGCTGAGCATCGACCTCCAAGGCAGCGGCGAGAGCCCCGGGACCCACGAGACGCTGGGCTTTCTGGAGTCACTCGACGCCCAGGCCGCCGTGACCTACCTGCGCACGGCGCTCGGCGCGCGCCGGGTCGGGCTCATCGGCTTTTCGCTGGGCGGCGCCGCGGCCCTGCTGGGTCCCCAGGGGCCGGTAGCCGCGGATGCACTGGTGCTGGAGGCGGTCTATCCGACCATCGAGGAGGCCCTGGCGAACCGTATCCGCCTCCGGCTCGGCCCCTGGTCCGGCTGGCTGTACCCGTTCTTTACCTGGCAGATCCGTCCGCGCCTCGGGCTCGCCCCCGCGGACCTGCGCCCGATCGAGCGGATCGGGGCCGTCACCGTGCCGGTCTTTGTGATCGGCGGTAGGGCGGATCGGCATACCACCCCGGCAGAGACCCGGCGGCTGTACGCCGCCGCGCCCGAGCCGAAGCGTCTGTGGCTCGTCCCCGGCGCGGTCCACGGTGACCTGTACGCGGCGGCGCCGTTGGAGTATCAGCGGCGGGTGCTGGCGTTCCTCGCCGCGGCCCTGGGGCCGCGGGACCAGCAGTGA
- a CDS encoding transposase, which yields MSALAAELDGIDLGDQRLNRRARRVLAKLGEKPTVSIPAACGGWRETRAAYRLLN from the coding sequence ATGAGCGCCCTGGCCGCCGAGCTCGACGGCATCGACTTGGGCGATCAACGTCTGAACCGGCGCGCGCGCCGGGTGTTGGCCAAGCTCGGGGAGAAACCCACGGTGAGCATTCCCGCCGCCTGCGGTGGCTGGCGCGAAACCCGCGCGGCCTATCGCCTGTTGAACTAA
- a CDS encoding NAD(P)/FAD-dependent oxidoreductase — MARIVILGAGISGHTVARYLSLWLGRKHQVTVVSPKPKWNWIPSNVWVGCGEMTVEQVTFDLAPVYAKAGVEFVQARALSTHPEGDATRARPFVRVEYTESSRAGQTEDLDYDYLVNATGPKLNFGGTPGLGPEGGHTVSVCTPEHALQANAQLQQCIQAMKKGERRRFVVGTGHGMCTCQGAAFEYIYNVDYVLRKAGVRELADIVWISNEYELGDFGMGGVHIHRGGYVTNGKIFAESLMVERGIGWITRAAVNKVEPGKLHYETLDGAYHELDFDFAMLIPPFAGVGLKAFDKAGADITGEVFAPNGFMKVDADYQPKAFEEWSKNDWPKTYESPKYKNVFAVGIAFAPPHPISKVMKSPNGTQISPTPPRTGMPSAAIGRAVAANIRDLVSGKIKTPVHTASMGEMGAACVASTGSDIFKGTAATMTVYPVVPDYETYPEYGRDPSLTFGEIGLAGHWMKWILHYVFMYQAKLRPGWSILPD; from the coding sequence ATGGCACGCATCGTGATACTGGGCGCCGGCATCTCCGGACACACCGTGGCCCGCTACCTGAGCCTCTGGCTCGGCAGGAAGCACCAGGTGACCGTGGTCTCGCCCAAGCCCAAGTGGAACTGGATCCCCTCCAACGTCTGGGTCGGCTGCGGTGAAATGACCGTGGAGCAGGTGACCTTCGACCTGGCTCCCGTGTACGCGAAGGCCGGCGTGGAGTTCGTGCAGGCCCGCGCCCTCTCGACCCACCCGGAGGGGGACGCCACCCGCGCACGCCCCTTCGTCCGCGTCGAGTACACGGAGAGTTCCCGCGCCGGCCAGACCGAGGACCTGGACTACGATTACCTGGTCAATGCCACCGGACCCAAGCTCAACTTCGGCGGCACCCCGGGCCTGGGCCCCGAGGGGGGCCACACCGTCTCGGTCTGTACCCCCGAACACGCGCTGCAGGCAAACGCGCAGTTGCAGCAGTGCATCCAGGCCATGAAGAAGGGCGAGCGGCGGCGCTTCGTCGTCGGCACCGGCCATGGCATGTGCACCTGCCAGGGGGCGGCCTTTGAATACATCTATAACGTCGATTATGTCCTGCGCAAGGCGGGCGTGCGCGAGCTGGCCGATATCGTCTGGATCAGCAATGAATACGAGCTGGGCGACTTCGGGATGGGCGGCGTGCATATCCACCGCGGCGGCTATGTCACGAACGGCAAGATCTTTGCCGAATCGCTGATGGTGGAGCGCGGCATCGGTTGGATCACGCGGGCGGCGGTCAACAAGGTCGAACCCGGCAAGCTCCATTACGAGACCCTGGATGGGGCCTACCATGAGTTGGACTTTGACTTTGCGATGCTGATCCCGCCCTTCGCCGGGGTCGGGCTCAAGGCCTTCGACAAGGCCGGGGCCGACATCACCGGGGAGGTCTTTGCCCCCAACGGTTTCATGAAGGTGGACGCGGACTACCAGCCGAAGGCCTTTGAGGAATGGAGCAAGAACGACTGGCCCAAGACCTATGAGTCGCCGAAATACAAGAACGTCTTCGCGGTCGGCATCGCCTTCGCCCCCCCGCACCCGATCAGCAAGGTGATGAAGAGCCCGAACGGGACCCAGATCAGCCCGACGCCGCCGCGCACCGGGATGCCGTCGGCCGCCATCGGCCGGGCGGTCGCGGCGAATATCCGTGACCTGGTGAGCGGCAAGATCAAGACCCCGGTCCATACCGCCTCCATGGGCGAGATGGGCGCCGCCTGCGTCGCCTCGACCGGCTCCGATATCTTCAAGGGGACGGCGGCAACCATGACCGTCTATCCGGTAGTGCCGGACTACGAGACCTATCCCGAATACGGTCGCGACCCGAGCCTGACCTTCGGCGAGATCGGGCTGGCCGGGCATTGGATGAAGTGGATCCTGCACTATGTCTTCATGTATCAGGCGAAACTGCGGCCCGGCTGGTCGATCCTGCCGGATTGA
- a CDS encoding tyrosine-type recombinase/integrase → MTPLRQQMITAMQMHGFSPRTHESYLDAVRDLAKFTRRSPDTLEHADLTRYFEHLVVQRSLAPASVRLMYNGIRFFYLRVLGWPTVDLEVTLPKRPQRIPELLTRGAVAAILAACDNPRYRMMLTVCYGCGLRLSEVLALRVQDIDGERRLLRITQGKGAKDRLVPLSPTLLEALRDYWRLYRPADWLFAGRAGTPLSPTGLQKAFTDAKRQAGVTTVGGIHGLRHAYATHQLAGGLSVERLQRLMGHRSIQTTLRYVHWLPSASEGEGTLDLLAQLEAGHG, encoded by the coding sequence ATGACACCCCTGCGTCAGCAGATGATCACGGCCATGCAGATGCATGGCTTCTCGCCGCGCACCCACGAAAGCTATCTCGACGCGGTGCGTGACCTCGCCAAATTCACCCGGCGCTCCCCGGACACCCTGGAGCACGCCGATCTCACGCGCTACTTCGAGCATCTGGTGGTGCAGCGCAGTTTGGCCCCGGCCAGCGTGCGGCTGATGTACAACGGCATCCGCTTCTTCTATCTGCGGGTGCTCGGCTGGCCGACGGTCGACCTGGAGGTCACCTTACCCAAGCGCCCGCAGCGCATCCCGGAGCTGCTCACCCGCGGCGCGGTCGCCGCCATCCTGGCCGCCTGCGACAATCCGCGTTACCGCATGATGTTGACGGTCTGCTATGGCTGCGGACTGCGCCTGAGCGAAGTCCTGGCCCTGCGGGTGCAGGACATCGACGGCGAGCGCCGACTGCTGCGGATCACCCAGGGCAAGGGGGCGAAGGACCGCCTGGTCCCACTCTCACCGACCCTGCTGGAGGCGTTGCGGGACTATTGGCGCCTCTATCGGCCAGCGGATTGGCTGTTCGCCGGGCGCGCCGGGACGCCGCTGTCGCCGACCGGCTTGCAGAAGGCCTTCACCGACGCCAAGCGCCAGGCCGGCGTAACCACGGTCGGCGGGATCCATGGGCTGCGCCACGCCTACGCCACCCATCAATTGGCGGGCGGGTTGTCGGTGGAGCGCCTGCAACGGTTGATGGGCCACCGCAGCATCCAGACCACCCTGCGCTATGTGCATTGGCTGCCCAGTGCCAGCGAGGGCGAAGGGACCCTGGACCTGCTTGCCCAATTGGAGGCCGGCCATGGCTAA
- a CDS encoding NAD(P)-dependent oxidoreductase, giving the protein MNIALFGATGGTGREVLQQALAQGHQVQALVRDPDKVPADCPGLTPIVGDVLDQTAVDDCVRATDAVICVLGTRPGAAPIESRGTAAILAAMQSQGVRRLIAVTSMGVGDSAQQMSFIFRIVMQIALKKIMAAKEEQERLIRASGLDWTIVRPGGLTDGPLTGTYAAGLAKSIRARQVSRADVAQFVLKQLTDDQFLRQTPAIS; this is encoded by the coding sequence ATGAATATCGCACTCTTCGGCGCCACCGGCGGCACCGGCCGCGAGGTCCTGCAGCAGGCCCTGGCGCAAGGCCATCAGGTCCAGGCCCTGGTGCGCGACCCGGACAAGGTCCCCGCCGACTGCCCCGGACTCACGCCGATCGTCGGCGATGTCCTGGATCAAACGGCGGTCGACGACTGCGTGCGGGCGACCGACGCGGTGATCTGTGTCCTGGGGACCCGTCCGGGCGCCGCGCCCATCGAGTCGCGCGGCACCGCCGCCATCCTCGCGGCCATGCAGTCACAGGGGGTGCGCCGCCTGATCGCGGTGACCTCCATGGGGGTCGGCGACAGCGCCCAACAGATGTCGTTCATCTTCAGGATCGTGATGCAGATCGCCCTGAAAAAGATCATGGCGGCGAAGGAGGAGCAGGAGCGGCTGATCCGTGCGAGCGGTCTGGACTGGACCATCGTGCGCCCGGGCGGCCTGACCGACGGGCCGCTGACCGGCACCTACGCCGCGGGGCTGGCAAAATCCATCCGGGCCCGACAGGTGTCGCGCGCCGATGTGGCCCAGTTCGTACTCAAGCAACTCACTGACGACCAGTTCTTGCGGCAGACCCCGGCCATCTCGTAG
- a CDS encoding alpha/beta hydrolase, protein MVWVAAAIAIAGCSGLGRGDADGPGTIVGGAAPRLQYLAGNRGITVGRGSIQSDTGCPIDTTRFEPRRPRTAVPVILAPGFLRDRRHLSGLARALADQGIPAVTLSQCSRPWDGAPVRNALAMIAVARRLGARQVVYGGFSAGALAALIAGRLDPHTRGALALDLVDQAGLGVGMARALDRPLLGLAGDPAACNAHNNGLKVFAASPGGRVARIRGAGHCDFESPTDWLCRAVCSDGDRGSAARRAAIIAAAVAAVADLVGLARPGADPVPIGFLDPERPSTHGRRFASARGLFLHQAPVPSSGILATNWPGKSSYPQMNTDEHR, encoded by the coding sequence ATGGTCTGGGTGGCGGCGGCCATCGCCATCGCCGGGTGCTCCGGATTGGGCCGGGGCGACGCGGACGGTCCGGGCACCATCGTCGGCGGCGCGGCGCCCAGGCTCCAATACTTGGCGGGAAACAGGGGCATCACCGTCGGGCGGGGCTCCATCCAATCAGACACCGGCTGCCCGATCGACACCACCCGCTTTGAACCCCGGCGCCCGCGCACCGCGGTCCCGGTCATCCTGGCCCCCGGCTTCCTGCGTGATCGGCGCCACCTCAGCGGGCTGGCCCGGGCCTTGGCGGACCAGGGCATCCCGGCGGTGACCCTGTCCCAGTGCAGCCGCCCCTGGGATGGAGCGCCGGTGCGCAACGCCCTGGCAATGATCGCGGTCGCCCGCCGGCTCGGCGCGCGGCAGGTGGTCTATGGCGGCTTCTCGGCCGGGGCCCTGGCGGCCCTGATCGCCGGGCGGCTGGACCCGCATACCCGCGGCGCCCTGGCCCTGGACCTGGTGGACCAGGCCGGCCTTGGGGTCGGGATGGCGCGCGCCCTGGACCGGCCGCTGCTGGGCCTCGCGGGCGACCCGGCCGCGTGCAATGCGCATAACAATGGGCTTAAGGTGTTCGCGGCCAGTCCCGGCGGGCGGGTCGCCCGTATCCGCGGGGCCGGTCATTGCGACTTCGAGTCACCCACGGATTGGCTCTGCCGAGCCGTTTGCTCGGACGGAGATCGCGGGTCCGCGGCACGGCGTGCGGCCATCATCGCGGCCGCGGTCGCGGCGGTCGCGGACCTCGTCGGCCTGGCGCGACCAGGCGCGGACCCTGTACCAATCGGGTTCCTTGACCCGGAGAGGCCATCCACCCACGGCCGCCGCTTCGCGAGCGCACGCGGGCTATTCCTTCATCAGGCTCCGGTACCGTCAAGCGGAATCCTCGCTACCAATTGGCCTGGAAAGAGCAGTTATCCACAGATGAACACAGATGAACACAGATGA
- a CDS encoding T6SS phospholipase effector Tle1-like catalytic domain-containing protein, protein MHPKNIIVFCDGTWNSPDQESKNGKPCPTNVAKLFEAVTPCDATGIPQIVHYIPGVGTSFRDRITGGGFGYGISDNIKSGYKAICSNYEDGDRIFLFGFSRGAYTARSIAGLIDNLGIIRRVNFHKINEAYERYRDKTPEWQPGSQRSLAFQDTYGWPKKDIHFLGVWDTVGALG, encoded by the coding sequence ATGCATCCGAAGAACATCATCGTCTTTTGCGACGGCACCTGGAACAGCCCGGACCAAGAGTCCAAGAACGGCAAACCCTGCCCCACCAACGTGGCCAAGCTGTTCGAGGCCGTCACCCCCTGCGATGCGACCGGAATCCCGCAGATCGTGCATTACATCCCCGGCGTCGGAACGAGTTTCCGCGACCGCATCACCGGTGGCGGCTTCGGATACGGTATTTCCGACAATATCAAGAGCGGCTATAAGGCCATCTGCAGCAACTACGAGGACGGGGACCGGATCTTCCTGTTCGGCTTCAGCCGCGGGGCCTATACCGCTCGCAGTATCGCCGGGCTTATCGATAACCTCGGCATCATCCGGCGGGTCAATTTTCATAAGATCAACGAGGCCTATGAGCGATACCGGGACAAGACGCCCGAGTGGCAGCCCGGCTCGCAACGATCCCTGGCCTTCCAGGACACCTATGGGTGGCCGAAGAAGGACATCCATTTTCTCGGCGTCTGGGATACGGTGGGGGCCCTGGGCTGA
- a CDS encoding IS91 family transposase, producing MANTSLQAVMAACLSGYAEHHPLSPHQWQVCHHILDCRTAALGGFALECDQCGDCPFLYHACRDRHCPRCQRRASEEWVERQRAAVLPVTYHHLVFTLPDTLNGWVEVHPEVIYALLFETVWATLSAFAEDPKRLDGQLGMTAMLHTWGQTLVRHVHLHCLVPGGAFGADGTWHPAKSTYLFPVRALSRHFRGGLVSRLRRAFKDGRLSRLTAAEVDRVLNALMQPEWVVYSKPCLARTDTVIEYLGRYSHRIALSDRRLLAFDEEDDTVDVRYKDYRDGSRNKVMTLTGEELIRRFLLHVLPKGFMRVRHFGFLANRCRARCLALIRAALAAPPPTPEPATAPAATAPFDGYPCPKCRTGRLHVTAHLAPLRRGQGVSLMPATC from the coding sequence ATGGCTAATACCTCCCTGCAAGCGGTCATGGCGGCGTGCCTGTCCGGTTATGCCGAACATCACCCGTTGAGCCCGCACCAATGGCAGGTCTGTCATCACATCCTGGACTGTCGTACCGCCGCGCTGGGCGGCTTCGCCCTGGAATGCGACCAGTGTGGGGATTGCCCCTTCCTCTATCACGCCTGCCGTGATCGCCATTGCCCGCGCTGCCAACGCCGGGCCTCCGAGGAATGGGTCGAACGCCAGCGTGCGGCGGTGCTGCCGGTGACCTATCACCATCTGGTCTTCACGCTACCCGACACCCTCAACGGCTGGGTCGAGGTCCACCCCGAGGTGATCTACGCCTTGCTGTTCGAGACGGTGTGGGCGACCCTGTCCGCCTTCGCTGAGGACCCCAAGCGCCTGGACGGGCAGTTGGGGATGACGGCGATGCTGCACACCTGGGGGCAGACGCTGGTACGCCATGTCCACCTGCACTGTCTGGTGCCGGGCGGGGCCTTTGGCGCCGACGGGACCTGGCATCCGGCCAAGAGTACCTATCTGTTCCCGGTGCGGGCGCTGTCGCGGCACTTCCGCGGCGGTTTGGTCAGCCGGTTGCGCCGGGCCTTCAAAGACGGGCGACTGTCGCGCCTCACGGCCGCGGAGGTTGACCGCGTCCTCAACGCCCTGATGCAGCCCGAGTGGGTGGTCTATTCCAAGCCTTGTCTGGCGCGCACCGACACCGTGATCGAGTACTTGGGCCGCTACAGCCATCGCATCGCCCTGTCGGACCGGCGGCTGCTGGCCTTCGATGAAGAGGACGACACGGTGGACGTCCGCTACAAGGACTACCGCGACGGCAGTCGCAACAAGGTCATGACCCTGACCGGCGAGGAACTGATCCGGCGCTTCCTGCTGCACGTCTTACCCAAAGGGTTCATGCGCGTTCGTCATTTCGGTTTCCTGGCCAACCGCTGCCGGGCGCGCTGTCTGGCGCTGATCCGTGCGGCGCTGGCGGCCCCGCCGCCGACGCCGGAACCCGCCACGGCACCGGCGGCGACGGCGCCCTTTGACGGCTATCCCTGTCCCAAGTGCCGCACTGGGCGCTTGCACGTCACCGCGCACCTGGCCCCGCTACGGCGTGGTCAGGGGGTTTCGCTGATGCCCGCCACCTGCTAA
- a CDS encoding phosphate-starvation-inducible PsiE family protein codes for MIQLSYISSATEPMSTHDLLALLRGCREGNADRGVTGMLLYGNATFLQVLEGEEGVVDDLLERIRRDPRHTGLQVLHRKSIERRQYSDWSMGFKRVADKELGQVEGLRDFAEKDFNPAFLTQHSAVVESLMNHFRKERFKAIGQGELGVDEEDRMINVLHRIIRGAVRVLAVAMVVTILWGVVDVLTVLYYELFRPGIEELKIHDIVITFGAFLAVLIAIEIFMNITLYLRDDVVHVKLVIATALMAIARKVIVFDFHKLEPMYVLATAAVALALGIVYWLMDRKTLWGEAGSRHSSH; via the coding sequence ATGATCCAGCTCTCCTATATCAGCTCCGCCACCGAGCCCATGTCGACCCACGACCTGCTGGCGCTCCTGCGGGGGTGCCGGGAAGGCAACGCCGACCGCGGTGTGACCGGCATGTTGCTCTACGGTAACGCGACCTTTCTGCAGGTGCTGGAGGGCGAGGAGGGCGTTGTCGATGACCTGCTCGAGCGCATCCGCCGCGACCCGCGCCATACCGGTCTGCAGGTGCTGCATCGCAAGTCGATTGAGCGCCGTCAATACTCGGACTGGAGCATGGGGTTCAAACGGGTCGCGGACAAGGAGTTGGGCCAGGTCGAGGGTTTGCGTGATTTCGCCGAGAAGGATTTCAACCCCGCCTTTCTTACGCAACACAGCGCCGTGGTCGAGAGCCTGATGAATCATTTCCGCAAGGAGCGCTTCAAGGCGATCGGCCAGGGTGAATTGGGTGTCGATGAAGAAGACCGGATGATCAATGTCCTGCACCGCATCATCCGGGGTGCCGTGCGGGTGCTTGCGGTGGCGATGGTCGTCACCATCCTGTGGGGCGTCGTGGACGTGCTCACCGTACTCTATTACGAGCTGTTCCGGCCGGGGATCGAGGAACTCAAGATCCATGATATCGTCATTACCTTCGGCGCCTTCCTGGCGGTGCTGATCGCAATCGAGATCTTCATGAATATCACCCTGTATCTGCGCGACGATGTGGTCCACGTCAAACTGGTGATCGCCACCGCCCTGATGGCGATCGCGCGCAAGGTCATCGTCTTCGACTTCCACAAGCTCGAGCCCATGTACGTCCTGGCCACCGCCGCGGTGGCGTTGGCGCTCGGTATCGTCTATTGGCTCATGGATCGCAAGACGCTCTGGGGCGAGGCGGGGTCGCGGCATTCGAGTCACTAA